Genomic DNA from Candidatus Binatia bacterium:
AAGGGCGCACTGAATTGTGGCGCCACGCGCGACGAGGTTGTCGAGGTCATCACCCAGATGACCGCCTACTGTGGATTCCCAGCCGCCACCAACGGGCTGCTCGCGGCCAAGGAGGTCTTTGACCAGCTCGACCAGGCCGACCATCCGACCTGACCCGAGCGAGGGGACCACGGATGAGTCCGGTGGGGGCGTGGGCGCCGCAGCGGTCCGCGGCGTGGCCGACATGAGCGGCGGAACGAAAGAGAGGGATGGGTTCACGCGCTGCGGTTCGCAGTCGTCGGCGCAGCTTCGTGCCTGGCTCGACTCCCCCGAACGGATCGCGCTCGTGGAAGAAGCGTCGCAGGCCTTGGGGGCTCCGAGCGCCATGGCCCGGTCCCAGGGGTGCAGGACGAGTACGTGGCGGTCTTCCGCTTCGATTCGCTGGCTGTAGTCGAGATGAGCGGCCTATTCGCCCAGTTCGACGGGTAACCGCCCCCGCGAAGCCTCGAGCGAGGTCGGGTTTCGGGTCAGAGGCGCGGCGGCTTAGCCGCAGGGCGGTGAAGGGGCCCCGTGAAGTGGGCCTCGCTTCGGTCGGCCGCATCGGCCGCCGCCAGGGCCGACTCCGCCCGCACGACGGTCACGGCATTGAGCCGGTCTTTCACGGCCTCGATCCGCGCAGGCTGGGCACGACGAGATCCGAGATCGCCTGATGGCCATCGGGAGTCGGATGGAACGGGGCCGGATTTCCAGGACTGATGATTTCGATGGAGAGCCCGTACGCCCAGGGATCCGACGTGCAGAACTCGTGGCCTACCATCGAGTCCCGGATGTCCACGACCTCCACGCCGTCGTGTTCCGACGCGACGCCGAACAGAATTTCGCTCAATCGGTCGAGGAGGGTTCGGAGGTACGCGACCTGGTTCTCGTTCAAGTCGAGAAGGTCCGGGCAGCCGAAGCGACCGCCCGGGCCCGGAAAGGGGTCGTGGTACGTCGTGAAGACGATGCGAGGTACGCGCCCAGTCCGCTCACCGCGCGCTTGGATGTCGGATACCAGCTCCGCGTAGTGGGCGCGCAGGGTGGGGAGTTGGTCGATGAAAAACTGCTCGATCGCCTTGCCGGGGTTTTCCGCCGTGCAGATGCGATCGGACGACGACACGTCTGAAGGAAGGGGACGACCGCGGCTTGCGGCATCGACCCAGGCGGTGAGGCGGTCGCGGTTTTGGTCCAGTACGCCGGCTAAGGCATCCCGAAGGTTGCTCCCCGCGTCGACCGCGCGATCCACCTGGTCCCCGAGCACCGAACCGAGGATGCAAGCCGCGAGGATGTTGGACCATTGCAGATCGTTGGCGCCTAGCGTGATCAGTACGATCTCCGGTTCGGCCTCGTCGTACGCCGCGTTGAG
This window encodes:
- a CDS encoding GDSL-type esterase/lipase family protein, with product MRISAGTFLTILLCALGCSSSHDGDAGNPDGPGLSVVAIGDSVSAGEGVRYGFEYVDDLQIWVGPTDLNPDWDGDYPSCHQAGAAYPNKATAAIDGKLSKFSCTGATYPNGVVSAQVRGDFTLRPAQFGNWSTQEDLNAAYDEAEPEIVLITLGANDLQWSNILAACILGSVLGDQVDRAVDAGSNLRDALAGVLDQNRDRLTAWVDAASRGRPLPSDVSSSDRICTAENPGKAIEQFFIDQLPTLRAHYAELVSDIQARGERTGRVPRIVFTTYHDPFPGPGGRFGCPDLLDLNENQVAYLRTLLDRLSEILFGVASEHDGVEVVDIRDSMVGHEFCTSDPWAYGLSIEIISPGNPAPFHPTPDGHQAISDLVVPSLRGSRP